A section of the Clostridium sp. TW13 genome encodes:
- a CDS encoding iron-containing alcohol dehydrogenase family protein, which translates to MSNYSVFLPSYSIGDDVYKEIPKVCGAYGKKAVVVGGKTAMEKAKEALLEGVKDSDIEIIDFVWFGGDSTYENVEMLKKNPVVASADMIFAVGGGRSVDTSKTMCDETGQPIFVFPTIASNCASITATTVIYDGNTHVFKELYFTKKPAIHCFINTKIIAEAPSNFIWAGIGDALSKEYECTFSARGDELDHTNLLGVDISRNCVEPLLKYGKKAYEDAKAHKVSKELEQVILNIIITAGLVSVLVINDYNSCLAHSVYYGCTTLEQIEKNHLHGEVVSYGVLVMLTCDKQFEERDRVYRFNKSIGLPTCLADIEVEEKDLDKVLDKAMETGDIKHVPYEITREMIYNAIMELEEVGL; encoded by the coding sequence ATGAGCAATTACAGTGTGTTTTTACCAAGTTATAGTATAGGAGATGATGTTTATAAAGAAATTCCTAAAGTGTGTGGAGCTTATGGGAAAAAAGCAGTAGTAGTCGGTGGAAAAACTGCAATGGAAAAAGCTAAGGAAGCACTTTTAGAAGGGGTTAAGGATTCAGATATAGAGATAATAGATTTTGTATGGTTTGGAGGAGATTCTACTTATGAAAATGTAGAAATGTTAAAGAAAAATCCAGTAGTTGCTAGTGCAGATATGATATTTGCAGTAGGGGGAGGAAGAAGTGTTGATACAAGTAAAACCATGTGTGATGAGACAGGACAACCAATCTTTGTATTTCCAACAATAGCTTCAAATTGTGCCTCAATAACAGCCACAACAGTTATTTATGATGGTAATACTCATGTTTTTAAGGAACTGTATTTTACTAAAAAGCCAGCTATCCACTGTTTTATTAACACTAAGATAATAGCAGAGGCACCAAGTAATTTCATATGGGCAGGTATAGGAGATGCCCTATCTAAGGAATATGAATGTACATTTTCTGCAAGAGGAGATGAACTTGATCATACCAATCTTTTAGGTGTTGACATAAGTCGTAATTGTGTTGAACCATTATTGAAGTATGGTAAAAAGGCTTATGAAGATGCTAAAGCACATAAGGTCTCAAAAGAATTGGAGCAGGTAATTCTTAATATTATAATTACCGCAGGTCTTGTATCAGTACTTGTAATTAATGATTACAACAGCTGTCTTGCACATTCAGTATATTATGGTTGCACAACGCTAGAGCAGATAGAAAAGAATCATCTTCATGGTGAAGTGGTATCTTATGGAGTTTTGGTTATGCTTACTTGTGATAAGCAATTTGAAGAGAGAGATAGGGTTTATAGGTTTAATAAGAGCATTGGTCTTCCAACATGTTTAGCAGATATTGAGGTTGAAGAAAAGGATCTTGATAAAGTTCTTGATAAGGCAATGGAAACAGGGGATATTAAGCACGTACCTTATGAGATAACTAGAGAAATGATTTATAATGCAATAATGGAGTTAGAAGAGGTTGGGCTATAG
- a CDS encoding TetR/AcrR family transcriptional regulator, with translation MSDSWHNNIKNKNREEIIAAARELFLKHNFINVNIKDVCTLAGVSRVTFYKHFQSIDELIFEVQIDILVNMDKAIKTSSEAETCGKDKLKSMLYAWINFAKSNEDQIRYITLFDIYYGAYNSNEQLKSNFDKFVSVSNKDFIDKIISDGIKDGSFKDDIDPVNTAYCIFQTIMGVLQRMSCARIPNIGKEVTYDDIAFSVANMIINSIKREDKN, from the coding sequence ATGAGTGATTCATGGCATAACAATATAAAAAACAAAAATAGAGAAGAAATAATAGCAGCAGCTCGTGAATTATTTCTAAAGCATAACTTTATAAATGTCAATATAAAAGATGTATGCACCTTAGCTGGAGTTAGCAGAGTTACATTTTATAAGCATTTTCAATCAATAGATGAATTGATATTTGAAGTGCAAATAGATATATTAGTTAACATGGATAAGGCTATAAAAACTAGTAGTGAAGCTGAAACTTGTGGTAAGGATAAGCTTAAGTCGATGCTTTATGCTTGGATAAACTTTGCTAAGAGTAATGAGGACCAGATAAGATATATTACTTTGTTTGATATTTATTATGGAGCCTATAATTCTAATGAGCAGTTAAAAAGTAATTTTGATAAATTTGTGAGTGTCTCAAATAAGGATTTTATAGATAAGATTATTAGTGATGGAATTAAAGATGGCTCTTTTAAGGATGATATAGACCCTGTAAATACTGCTTATTGTATTTTTCAAACTATAATGGGTGTTTTACAAAGAATGAGTTGCGCTAGGATTCCTAATATTGGCAAAGAGGTTACATATGATGATATTGCATTTTCAGTTGCTAACATGATTATAAACTCTATTAAAAGAGAAGATAAGAATTAA
- a CDS encoding MFS transporter, with the protein MSKENIKSKLPLLILMLNLFIALLGQGMVIPILPDYLKQFNAAGSAAGYLVAAFGAAQFIFSPIGGQLSDKYGRKKMILSGLFFTVISDFMFAISYKLVELYIARFIGGIGLGIMVPSVLAYVADMTTKETRAKGMGYLSASMNLGMVLGPGIGGIIAGFGIRVPYFCASGLGLIATLLTFILPETLPLEKRNRAAKWQKQQSIGKQLIQSVHAPYFKHLLLILVMTFGLVNYETVYSLYVEHRYGFAADKISVLITLGAVIGIITQVGLIDKVIKRFGEYKLIRFSLVMSAIALFLMIVKVNFIYLLLVSSIFFAFNSFLRPTVNTMLANEAGDQQGFVSGLNTTYTSIGNIIGPIMAGNLFDAHIYLPYTVGGFILLGTILLTKQEKKLYVNGVVENE; encoded by the coding sequence ATGTCAAAAGAAAATATTAAAAGTAAACTACCTTTACTTATATTAATGCTTAATTTGTTTATAGCTCTGCTTGGACAAGGCATGGTAATTCCGATTTTACCAGACTACTTAAAGCAGTTTAATGCAGCAGGATCAGCAGCGGGGTATTTGGTAGCTGCATTTGGAGCAGCACAATTCATTTTTTCACCTATAGGAGGTCAATTGTCAGACAAGTATGGTAGAAAAAAGATGATATTATCAGGATTGTTTTTTACAGTAATTTCTGATTTCATGTTTGCAATTTCATATAAGTTAGTTGAATTGTACATAGCACGATTTATAGGAGGAATTGGACTGGGAATTATGGTTCCGTCTGTTCTTGCATATGTAGCTGATATGACAACAAAAGAAACTAGAGCAAAAGGAATGGGATATTTAAGTGCTTCTATGAATTTAGGCATGGTTCTTGGACCTGGAATAGGAGGGATTATAGCAGGATTCGGAATTAGAGTTCCATACTTCTGTGCATCAGGCTTAGGATTAATTGCTACCTTGCTAACTTTTATACTTCCTGAAACACTACCTTTAGAAAAGAGAAATAGGGCTGCAAAGTGGCAAAAACAACAATCTATAGGTAAGCAACTAATTCAATCTGTACATGCACCATATTTTAAACACTTACTTCTTATATTGGTTATGACATTTGGATTGGTAAACTATGAAACAGTATATTCTTTATATGTTGAACATAGATATGGATTTGCAGCAGATAAAATTTCTGTGCTTATAACTTTGGGAGCAGTTATAGGAATTATCACTCAAGTGGGACTTATTGATAAGGTAATTAAGAGATTTGGAGAATACAAGTTAATTAGATTTTCTTTAGTAATGTCAGCGATAGCTCTTTTCTTGATGATAGTTAAAGTTAATTTTATATACTTATTATTAGTATCTTCAATATTTTTTGCTTTTAATTCATTTTTAAGACCAACAGTAAATACAATGCTTGCAAATGAGGCTGGTGATCAACAAGGATTTGTTTCTGGCTTGAATACTACTTATACTAGTATAGGTAATATAATTGGCCCTATAATGGCAGGAAACCTATTTGACGCACATATTTATTTGCCATATACTGTAGGTGGTTTCATTCTTCTTGGAACTATACTTTTAACTAAGCAGGAAAAGAAGTTATATGTAAATGGAGTAGTTGAAAATGAGTGA
- the fliB gene encoding flagellin lysine-N-methylase yields MSEEVKMRYPTYLKEFKCVGGSCEDNCCCGWAIHIDRITFEEYKHIQDKKMKRYINKNIFVKKRCNNEKIDYAQIKLKRNKRCPFLNKDNYCIIHSNLGEGYLSNVCAIFPKVLNRIDEYYEMSLDVSCIEAARILLTKEEGIEFIEGNHNLGKHVLTLAIDTNDRINENTGYKYIKLIRDMSIEIVKNRKYNLSERLHFLGVFLQHTCKIVDYDIEELPKFISTYKLNSLSRFKPEKERYILQLSFYKIMLEKLKVFEKENNTQKKLNIKEVISGKSSHFQSSIKKVMSGFKLNEDKSIMENSSIFIRAYDLCEHNIFEEYSYIFENYLANHMFKELFPFSENDKIMDGYIMLLVRFSYIRFYLVGQYLAGVDMSKENIIRSIQVLSKEIEHDATYLEDVLRYIKENDLNNARFANILL; encoded by the coding sequence GTGTCAGAAGAAGTTAAAATGAGATATCCAACATATCTTAAGGAGTTTAAGTGTGTGGGAGGAAGTTGTGAAGATAACTGTTGCTGTGGTTGGGCTATACACATTGATAGGATTACTTTTGAAGAGTATAAACATATTCAGGATAAAAAAATGAAAAGATATATTAATAAAAATATATTTGTAAAGAAAAGATGTAACAATGAAAAAATAGACTATGCTCAGATAAAACTAAAGCGTAATAAGAGGTGTCCTTTTTTAAATAAAGACAACTATTGTATTATTCACTCTAATCTAGGTGAAGGTTATTTATCAAACGTTTGTGCTATTTTTCCAAAAGTATTAAATAGAATAGATGAATACTATGAAATGTCATTAGATGTATCCTGCATAGAAGCTGCAAGAATTTTGCTTACTAAAGAAGAAGGTATAGAATTTATTGAAGGAAATCATAATTTAGGTAAGCATGTACTAACACTAGCTATTGATACCAATGATAGAATAAATGAAAATACAGGTTACAAGTACATAAAATTAATACGAGATATGAGTATTGAAATTGTAAAGAATCGAAAATACAATTTAAGCGAGAGGCTGCATTTTCTTGGAGTCTTTTTACAACATACATGTAAGATAGTAGACTATGATATTGAAGAGTTGCCGAAATTTATAAGTACATATAAGTTAAATTCATTGAGTAGATTCAAACCAGAAAAAGAAAGATATATTCTTCAGTTATCATTTTATAAGATTATGTTAGAGAAGTTAAAGGTATTTGAGAAAGAGAACAATACTCAGAAAAAATTAAACATAAAAGAAGTTATAAGTGGTAAGAGTAGCCATTTTCAATCTAGTATAAAAAAAGTAATGTCTGGCTTTAAGTTAAATGAAGATAAAAGTATTATGGAGAACTCATCTATATTCATAAGAGCATATGATCTTTGTGAACATAACATTTTTGAAGAATATAGCTATATATTTGAAAACTATTTAGCTAATCATATGTTTAAAGAACTTTTCCCTTTTTCGGAAAATGATAAAATAATGGATGGCTATATTATGCTTCTTGTTAGATTTTCATATATAAGATTTTATCTTGTAGGTCAATATCTTGCTGGAGTAGATATGTCTAAAGAAAATATAATTAGATCAATTCAAGTATTATCAAAGGAAATAGAACATGATGCTACATATTTAGAAGATGTATTAAGGTATATAAAAGAAAATGATTTGAATAATGCTAGGTTTGCTAATATACTTCTGTGA
- a CDS encoding GreA/GreB family elongation factor, with amino-acid sequence MNNQLTEENIKKLREELEYRMTVKRAEIAKEKMIAAAHGDRSENAEYKEACANYRENDNRIQYLLTMISTATVVEDSGLNKSSLGINSKAKVRFVEDDEEEIVTLVTTLDLDPENMCISIESDLGKALTGKKAGDVVEVKAPGDNYTVEILEIL; translated from the coding sequence ATGAATAATCAACTAACAGAAGAGAATATTAAAAAATTAAGAGAAGAATTAGAATATAGAATGACAGTAAAGAGAGCTGAGATAGCTAAAGAAAAAATGATAGCTGCAGCACATGGTGATAGATCAGAAAATGCTGAGTATAAAGAAGCTTGTGCAAATTATAGAGAAAATGATAACAGAATTCAGTACTTATTAACTATGATTTCAACAGCTACTGTAGTAGAGGATAGTGGTTTAAATAAATCATCACTAGGAATTAACAGCAAAGCTAAAGTCAGATTTGTTGAAGATGATGAAGAAGAGATTGTAACACTAGTAACTACTCTAGACTTAGACCCTGAAAATATGTGCATAAGCATAGAATCAGACTTAGGTAAAGCATTAACAGGCAAAAAGGCAGGAGATGTAGTTGAGGTTAAAGCTCCTGGTGATAACTACACAGTAGAAATATTAGAAATACTCTAA
- a CDS encoding winged helix-turn-helix transcriptional regulator, producing MGVDKDFFGICPYSTSQKIFSGKWNIVIMHLLSEKSYRFGELQRALGGITQTTLTKQLRFLEEYKMIHRKVYQEIPPKVEYSLTDIGKEFLPVLKEFQIFGDKYIDFLSKDK from the coding sequence ATGGGAGTAGATAAAGATTTTTTTGGTATTTGCCCATATTCGACTTCTCAGAAAATTTTTTCGGGGAAATGGAATATTGTAATCATGCACCTATTAAGTGAGAAATCTTATAGATTTGGTGAGCTTCAAAGAGCATTAGGAGGAATTACACAAACAACTCTTACAAAGCAATTAAGATTTTTAGAAGAATATAAAATGATCCATAGAAAAGTATATCAAGAAATACCTCCAAAGGTTGAGTATTCATTGACTGATATAGGAAAAGAGTTTTTACCAGTATTAAAAGAATTTCAGATATTTGGAGATAAGTATATTGACTTTTTATCAAAGGATAAATAG
- a CDS encoding pyridoxamine 5'-phosphate oxidase family protein: MNKVIEFLQKVGTFYLATADDDQPRVRPFGAVVEYNNKIYIATNNTKDCFKQMQQNSKVEISATKGAEWIRLSGTVAVDSSEAAKTAMLEANPALKNMYSVTDGLFEVLYFTKGTATFYSFKGQPETIEI, encoded by the coding sequence ATGAATAAGGTAATTGAATTTTTACAAAAAGTAGGTACATTTTATTTAGCAACAGCAGATGATGACCAACCTAGAGTTCGTCCTTTTGGTGCTGTAGTTGAATACAATAATAAAATTTATATCGCAACAAATAACACTAAGGATTGTTTTAAGCAAATGCAACAAAATTCTAAAGTAGAAATCAGTGCAACTAAAGGTGCTGAATGGATTCGTCTAAGTGGTACTGTAGCTGTTGATAGTTCAGAAGCTGCAAAAACTGCAATGTTAGAAGCTAATCCTGCATTAAAAAATATGTATTCTGTAACAGATGGACTTTTTGAAGTTTTATACTTCACAAAAGGTACTGCTACATTCTATTCATTTAAAGGTCAACCTGAAACAATAGAAATCTAG
- a CDS encoding PRD domain-containing protein translates to MFRVVKALNHNSVIAVDMETYKEYILLGKGIGFGKRVNERMEAGEDTKVYLLQKETDRGSTKEIINNIEPQSLEIASAIIMEAEKKFKSVDENILCPLADHITFAVKRIRNNESISNPLTQDIKALFPDEYQVACKGRDVIKEIEGVDINEDEISYIALHIHSSLSDEKISQAMETAMLVRECITCIEDNIGKTIDIESLSYNRLMSHIKYMVARSLKGEAIKLDMNDYIKERFQKSFEIAEGICQKLGRGIRKKIAEVEIGYLAMHIERVFSDESVD, encoded by the coding sequence ATGTTCAGAGTAGTAAAGGCACTAAATCATAATAGTGTAATTGCTGTAGATATGGAGACATATAAAGAATATATCTTGCTGGGAAAAGGTATAGGCTTTGGAAAAAGAGTCAATGAACGTATGGAAGCTGGAGAAGATACAAAAGTATATCTTCTCCAGAAGGAAACAGATAGAGGATCGACAAAAGAAATAATAAATAATATAGAACCTCAATCACTAGAAATAGCAAGTGCTATTATTATGGAAGCAGAAAAGAAATTTAAGTCAGTAGATGAGAACATTTTATGCCCTCTTGCAGATCATATTACATTCGCAGTAAAAAGAATTAGAAATAATGAAAGTATAAGCAATCCATTGACACAAGATATCAAGGCTCTGTTTCCGGATGAATATCAAGTAGCGTGCAAAGGAAGAGATGTTATAAAGGAGATAGAAGGTGTTGATATAAACGAAGATGAGATTAGTTATATAGCACTTCACATTCATTCTAGCTTAAGTGATGAAAAAATATCGCAGGCAATGGAAACTGCAATGTTAGTTAGAGAATGTATTACATGCATCGAAGATAACATAGGGAAGACAATTGATATTGAATCATTATCCTATAATCGTCTTATGAGCCATATAAAATATATGGTGGCAAGATCATTAAAGGGTGAAGCTATAAAGCTTGATATGAATGATTATATTAAAGAAAGATTTCAAAAGTCATTTGAAATAGCAGAGGGCATATGCCAAAAGCTAGGTAGAGGAATCAGAAAAAAGATTGCAGAAGTCGAAATTGGTTACCTTGCAATGCATATTGAAAGAGTATTTTCAGATGAATCAGTAGACTAA
- a CDS encoding PTS transporter subunit IIABC, producing MKDRVFGVLQRVGRSFMLPIAILPVAGLLLGIGGSFTNETMLKTYGLYNIMGPGSVANSLLTVMNAAGNIVFGNLPLIFAIGVAIGMAKKEKDVAALSAAIAFLIMHASIGAMITINGGTKALLNGASTSVLGITSLQMGVFGGIIVGLGVAALHNKFYKIELPQVLSFFGGTRFVPIISGLVYLFVGIVAFFAWPPVQSGIYKVGSVVLQSGYAGTWLYGLMERLLIPFGLHHVFYLPFWQTAVGGTAVVGGKVIEGAQNIFFAQLGTPGITHFSVSATRFMSGKFPLMIFGLPGAALAMYQCAKPEKRKLVGGLLLSAALTSMLTGITEPIEFTFLFVAPALYGLHCIFAGTAYMLMHMCGVGVGMTFSGGLIDLFLFGILQGNAKTSWIWIPIVGIAYFVVYYLLFTFLIKKFNLKTPGCDDNEEVKLYRRSDVEAKKNGQGQAETAAGEVDELSAMICEGLGGKKNISDIDCCATRLRCTVHKSELVNEALLKSTGASGLVHKGVGVQIIYGPRVTVIKSNLEDYLVTAPDEEVLVKSVETKKEEQTTKEVAKEEVQGKVVNTIILDSPLTGEAKDLSETPDEAFAGRMMGDGAMVVPVDGTVVAPADGTVSFVFPTKHAVGFTTNDGLELLIHVGIDTVKLDGKGFEAFVAEGDKVKKGDKLLSFDIKFVKENAPSVASPCICTALSNKQKVRLLKTGAIKAGEALFAVDVLE from the coding sequence ATGAAAGACAGAGTATTTGGCGTTTTACAACGTGTAGGAAGATCATTTATGCTTCCAATAGCTATTTTACCAGTAGCTGGATTACTTTTAGGTATAGGTGGCTCATTTACAAATGAGACAATGCTTAAAACTTATGGACTTTATAATATAATGGGACCAGGTTCCGTAGCTAATTCATTGCTTACAGTAATGAACGCAGCAGGAAATATAGTATTTGGTAACTTACCATTAATATTTGCAATAGGTGTTGCAATAGGTATGGCTAAAAAAGAAAAAGATGTTGCAGCTTTATCAGCAGCCATCGCGTTCCTTATAATGCATGCATCAATAGGTGCTATGATTACAATTAACGGAGGAACTAAGGCTCTTCTTAATGGAGCATCAACTTCAGTTCTTGGTATAACATCATTACAAATGGGTGTTTTCGGTGGTATTATAGTAGGTCTTGGTGTAGCAGCACTTCATAATAAATTTTATAAGATTGAATTACCACAAGTATTATCATTCTTTGGTGGTACTAGATTTGTTCCTATAATAAGTGGACTTGTTTATTTATTCGTTGGTATAGTAGCATTCTTTGCTTGGCCTCCAGTTCAATCAGGTATTTATAAAGTTGGATCTGTTGTGTTACAATCAGGTTATGCAGGAACATGGTTATATGGCTTAATGGAACGTTTATTAATTCCATTCGGACTTCACCACGTATTCTATTTACCATTCTGGCAAACTGCAGTTGGTGGTACAGCTGTTGTTGGTGGAAAAGTTATAGAAGGTGCTCAAAATATTTTCTTTGCTCAATTAGGAACTCCAGGAATCACTCACTTCAGTGTTTCTGCAACAAGATTTATGTCTGGTAAATTCCCATTAATGATATTTGGTTTACCAGGAGCAGCACTTGCTATGTATCAATGTGCTAAACCAGAAAAGAGAAAATTAGTAGGAGGTTTATTATTATCTGCAGCGTTAACTTCAATGCTTACTGGTATTACTGAACCAATAGAATTTACGTTCTTATTCGTTGCACCAGCATTATATGGACTTCACTGTATATTTGCAGGAACTGCATATATGTTAATGCATATGTGTGGAGTTGGAGTTGGTATGACATTCTCTGGTGGACTTATCGACTTATTCCTATTTGGTATTTTACAAGGAAATGCTAAGACAAGTTGGATATGGATTCCAATTGTAGGTATAGCATATTTTGTAGTATACTATTTATTATTCACATTCTTAATTAAGAAATTTAACTTAAAGACTCCAGGTTGTGATGATAACGAAGAAGTTAAACTTTATCGTAGAAGCGATGTAGAAGCTAAGAAAAATGGTCAAGGTCAAGCAGAAACTGCTGCAGGAGAAGTAGATGAACTTTCAGCTATGATCTGTGAAGGTCTTGGTGGAAAGAAAAATATTTCAGACATTGACTGTTGTGCAACTAGATTACGTTGTACAGTACACAAATCAGAATTAGTAAATGAAGCTCTGTTAAAATCAACAGGAGCATCAGGACTTGTTCATAAGGGTGTTGGAGTTCAAATTATTTATGGACCAAGAGTAACTGTTATAAAATCTAATTTAGAAGATTATTTAGTTACAGCACCAGATGAAGAAGTTTTAGTTAAATCAGTAGAAACTAAAAAAGAAGAACAAACAACTAAAGAAGTTGCTAAAGAAGAAGTTCAAGGAAAAGTTGTAAATACTATAATCTTAGATAGCCCATTAACAGGTGAAGCTAAGGATTTATCAGAAACACCAGATGAAGCATTTGCAGGTAGAATGATGGGAGATGGCGCTATGGTTGTTCCAGTTGATGGTACAGTAGTAGCACCAGCAGACGGTACAGTAAGTTTTGTATTCCCAACAAAACATGCAGTAGGATTTACTACCAATGATGGACTTGAACTACTTATTCATGTAGGAATAGACACAGTTAAACTTGATGGAAAAGGCTTTGAAGCTTTCGTAGCAGAAGGAGACAAAGTTAAAAAGGGTGATAAACTATTAAGTTTTGATATTAAATTTGTTAAAGAAAATGCACCATCTGTTGCATCACCATGTATATGTACAGCACTAAGTAATAAACAAAAAGTTCGTTTATTAAAAACAGGTGCTATAAAGGCAGGAGAAGCTCTATTTGCAGTTGATGTATTAGAATAA
- a CDS encoding InlB B-repeat-containing protein, which produces MRTWSNSTRSAIKRGIWDKSFDHITGNVTVTATYTANHYDVTFQNYDGTQIGAVQSVEYGHGATAPEVQLREGYTFAGWDKSFDHITGNVTVKATYTSNHYDVTFQNYDGTQIGTAQSVEYGHGATAPEAPVREGYTFTGWDKSFDHITGNVTVKATYTINHYTVTFQNYDGTQIGTAQSVEYGNEATAPEVPAREGYTFIGWDRVFNNITSNVEVKAMYAVNHSTVTFVDYNGAVIGNPQTIEYGKPAIAPSVPTRKGYTFIGWNKNIDSITGNLTVTAKYEINHYVVIFKDYNGTVLSTQNIEYGKDAVAPNEPTRIGYKFSAWDKKFNNISENIVATAVYVTGITYNIPEKSVDKNTKEVKTALGYFTSGKNTIVVNTKEAHLIIPTNVVSSSDLSGVDYIKVLQKTVDSTSKNELIKKLPSDVKTVGAVLDFRIQLFNYNNALIKDIHKFANNQQVKISIKLNSEDIKNIDTSKLSVYYYDDSIKKWIELGGSFDKNTMEFNYYTSHFTKFAVMQKTKNNAETNKNNESTLPKPASSEKSSSKITDAKTNLPQTGSAVDLIDLLSISGVLVLSGIWLVRRKIK; this is translated from the coding sequence ATACGGACATGGAGTAACAGCACCAGAAGTGCAATTAAGAGAGGGATATGGGATAAGAGTTTTGATCATATAACAGGAAATGTAACAGTAACAGCAACATACACAGCAAATCACTATGATGTAACATTCCAAAATTATGATGGAACTCAAATAGGAGCAGTGCAAAGTGTAGAATATGGACATGGAGCAACAGCACCAGAAGTGCAACTAAGAGAAGGATATACCTTTGCAGGATGGGACAAGAGTTTTGACCATATAACAGGAAATGTGACAGTAAAAGCAACATATACATCAAATCACTATGATGTGACATTCCAAAATTATGATGGAACTCAAATAGGAACAGCACAAAGTGTAGAGTACGGACATGGAGCAACAGCACCAGAAGCTCCAGTAAGAGAAGGATATACATTTACAGGGTGGGACAAGAGTTTTGACCATATAACAGGAAATGTAACAGTAAAAGCAACATACACAATAAATCACTACACAGTAACATTCCAAAACTATGATGGGACTCAAATAGGAACAGCACAAAGTGTAGAATATGGAAATGAAGCTACAGCACCAGAAGTACCAGCAAGAGAAGGCTATACATTTATTGGATGGGACAGAGTTTTTAATAATATAACAAGTAATGTTGAAGTGAAAGCTATGTATGCAGTAAATCATTCTACAGTAACTTTTGTAGATTATAATGGAGCAGTAATTGGAAATCCACAAACTATAGAATATGGTAAACCAGCAATAGCGCCATCTGTTCCTACAAGAAAAGGATATACTTTTATTGGTTGGAATAAAAACATTGATTCTATAACAGGAAATTTAACAGTAACAGCAAAGTATGAAATAAATCACTATGTAGTTATATTTAAGGATTATAATGGTACAGTATTATCAACACAAAACATTGAATATGGTAAAGATGCTGTGGCACCTAATGAACCGACTCGAATAGGTTATAAATTCTCAGCATGGGATAAGAAATTTAATAATATTTCTGAAAATATAGTTGCTACCGCTGTGTATGTTACTGGAATAACATATAACATACCAGAAAAGAGTGTGGACAAAAATACTAAAGAAGTAAAAACAGCACTTGGATACTTTACTAGTGGGAAAAATACTATAGTAGTAAATACTAAAGAGGCACATTTAATTATTCCTACTAATGTAGTAAGTTCTTCTGATTTAAGTGGTGTTGATTATATAAAAGTTTTACAAAAAACAGTTGATAGTACTAGCAAAAATGAATTAATTAAGAAATTACCATCAGATGTAAAGACTGTTGGGGCAGTACTTGATTTTAGAATACAATTATTTAATTATAATAACGCACTTATTAAGGATATACACAAATTTGCTAATAATCAGCAAGTTAAGATAAGTATAAAGCTTAACAGTGAGGATATAAAAAACATAGATACTAGTAAGTTATCTGTATATTACTATGATGATAGTATTAAGAAATGGATAGAGCTAGGTGGAAGTTTTGATAAAAATACAATGGAATTCAATTATTATACTTCTCACTTTACTAAATTTGCAGTAATGCAAAAAACAAAAAACAATGCAGAAACTAATAAAAATAATGAGAGTACTTTACCAAAGCCTGCAAGTTCAGAAAAATCTTCTTCAAAAATTACAGATGCAAAAACTAACTTGCCACAAACTGGTTCAGCTGTAGATCTTATTGATTTACTTTCAATAAGTGGAGTGCTTGTATTGTCTGGAATTTGGTTAGTAAGAAGAAAAATAAAATAG